The window ACGGTCTGGGTTTGGAGGTCCAGGTGAGATgtggtctggttctgtttcagaCACAAAGAGTTAAAccacgtgtgtgtgagtgagtgtgagtgtgagagtgtgtgtgtgtgtaagaagaGGATGCCTCACCTGGAAGCTGAAGTTCTGGTGCAGGTAGCATAGCTCAGGATGTGGATCAGATCTGCCCCGGTTCAGATCTTCTAAACCTGGATGGGGGTTTTGGTCGTACAGGTGGTGctggggaggggagaggaggtgaGGCAGACTCACCTGAGGCTGGAGCTCAAAATGAGGGGAGGTGACCTGGAGGTGAGGGTGGGCCAGGTGCTGGGGGGTCACCTGGGTCTGGGGTACATAATGAGGGGAGGTTAGCGGGGGGTGGGAGGGGTAGTTCGGGGAGGCTACCTGAGTTTCAGGTAAGAGGTGGGGGGAGGTGACCTGTGGGTGAGGGAGGTGATGGAATGAGGACGCCTGGGTCTGAGGTAAGAGGTGATGTGAGGGtacctgaggaagaggaggaggaagagcaagAAGGGAGAGTTTAAAAAGCATCCAACCATCAGGACTTTAGACACGGTACCTGAGTCTACCTGGACCTCAGGATGTTAGACACGGTACCTGAGTCTACCTGGACCTCAGGATGTTAGACACAGTACCTCCGCCTGTGACAGTGATCCCTGTTCTATCTCTCAGCGTACTGGAGGCAGCAGCTGGTCGTCTCTGTGACTCAGTGTGAACGTGAAAGAAAGACGACACTTCTAAGAATCCACACCCAGAGACTCTTTAACGCTCAGCTTCCCTTAAAGCGACCCCCCACAGTCTCTAAAGACCGAGTCTGTCTTTATTCAGACAGAGGAACAGCTGATCCAAGCCTCTGTCTGTTAGACTTTAAGTTAGAGAAGAGTCTCAGTGTAggttgtttcctctctctcctctccccgtCAATCTTTAACTTCTCAGAAGAACTCCTCACAGCTTCAGAGAAGAGGAACAAACCCGGACATCACCCAGAGAACTTTAATCCTCCCACAGCAACGTttagtttaaataaaaatacaagaaacaacCAACTTCTCACCTGAAACATCCTCGACTCCGACTGCCtgcctcagagtgtgtgtgtgtgagtgtgtgagtgtgtgtgtgtgtgtgtgtgcgcgctgtCAGGATGTGGTCACaggctcttcctctctctggtctctctTCAGACTCTGCTTCTTCCTCACTCTGAGGTTTTCACACAGAGAGtcgagctcagagagagaacacatacaaacacagagaataaTCACAAACTGAGTTTAATCACAGAGACACCTGAAGAAGGGAGACAACAAAAGCCTGCTCCTTATTTATTCAAACATCCTGAACTGACTCAACAGACTGAAGCTGATCTAACTTTAAGATGTGTTACAGAGATCTTTATAACTTTTAAACtattaaaataaagatttagtcttttttaaatgcagatttaatttaaatgtattatctAGATGTAGTCTGtggtttgttgtatttatttgatgtcttAAGAAATGATTAAAATCTGTCGAGCAGATAAGGAATCATTCACTGTACCCCGGAACCTTTGTCACACAGATCGTGTTATCGCACGGAATCCTTTCTGAGACGGACCGAGCCAAACGGAAGTTCGCATTTCAGGGTAAAAACGTAAGGATGTCTTTTTCTCTTGATAACTTCTTTAAAGGCTGACAAACTGATTTAATATCAACAAATAATAAAGACAGGATCACTCAGTGATTTAATTTAGAGACCGGAAGTcaaaagaaacacttttaaatgacGTCCAGCTTCTTTATCACGGGTACGTAATAATGTCTTCATGTTTATTTAACAAAGATGAGTGTTACATATAAACCAGAGTGTGATCTGTAAACGCTGTAgtcatgtttatatgtttaacacctggttgtgttttcagtctgcTGTGTTTACTCTGACTTTATGTCCTTCTTATTTGAAGACGgagctcttttattttgaaaagccatAAAGGAAATTGTGTGTTGTGCTCGTGTGAAGACGGTCCGCCCGCTCAGGTCAGCACGAGACTCATATTTAAGAGGTTTATTGACTTTAATCTGTTAAAATGTTCCTTTAGTGTTTAAATATAAAGTTATATCTGACAGCAGAGGGACTTCCGGTGGAGTTTAAGTTCATGCTAAAGCTAACAAAcacaggtatgtgtgtgtgaacctgCAGGAGGATGGGTCGGGTCAGTCACATGGAGGAGGTTTAATGTAAAGATACTCTCTCTTAAAGCTCCTCTAGGGAGTTTTATCTGCAtgtgaagcagactgagattcatgttgatgtttatttATGACCTCAAACATCCAACCAGAGCTTCAACCAGAGGAGGGACTGTTTCTATGAAGGTGTATTAATGTCTGACATCAGGAGGGGGGGTCACTGAGGTCACTgaggtcacagaggtcacaaagatcctcacaggagctttaaatctgactcctgtttttattccatgtctGTAGAAACACGATCCACAGATCCTAAAGTCTGTCAGACCTTTACTGATCAGGAGGATTTAAGATCTTCAGAGTTCCtccatcagctgttaaaggtttaGTAAACACAGTCCAGGAGGTGGGGCATAAAGACCTCGGTCTTGTTTGAGCTCTCTGTTGTCACATTTCAGATTCTCAGCATGTGGAGGTGAAGACGCCGAGAAGGAGACGTCATGTTGTCTCTCATCAGGAGGACGTCATCTCTCTCTGGAGGCTGCTCGGCTGTTCACAGGTTCCGGACCGCGTCCTCGTTCAGCAACCTCATCGCGTCCTCTGACAGCAGCGGCCTGGTCCTCCTCTCACGGTCCACAGACGTGTACCAGAACCTGGCTCTGGAGGACTGGGTCGACGCCAACGTGGACCTGCAGCAGCGCagcatcctgctgctgtggaggaaCCAGCCGGCCGTGGTCATCGGACGCCACCAGAACCCGTGGACTGAGTGCAACCTGCCCGCAATGAGGAGGGCGGGGATCCCTCTGGCTCGCAGGCGGAGCGGCGGGGGGACCGTGTACCACGACCTTGGGAACCTGAACTTAACGTTCTTCACCTCGAAGAAAGGATACGACCGACAGAGGAACCTGAAGGTCGTCACGGACGCTCTGAGGAGGATCAGACCGGAGCTACAGGTCCAGGCGACGGAGAGGTTTGACATTTTACTGAACGGACACCTGAAGATCTCAGGTGAGAGGggacttcctgtttgtggtttatgttgttgttgtttttgtttttgttgttgttgatgttgatgttttcaGGCAGTGCTTCCAGGCTGAGCAGGAAGTCGTCCTACCATCACTGCACTTTGCTCCACTCAGCTGACCGCTCCGCCCTCTCTGCCGTGCTCCGCCCCTCTTGTCCCGGCATCCTGAGCAACGCCACGCCCAGTGTCCCCTCACCTGTCACCAACCTGGTGGACCACGCCCCCTCGCTGCAGTGGGAGGAGCTGCTGGAAGCTCTGACACTGCAGTACAACACAGGTAAAGAACCTCTAATGTATGAGAGTGTGAGTGAGCAgcaacctctgctggacaaacTGTGTTACTACAACACACTGTTATAaagactgataaaggacacccttaatgactgtaataaggactgttaaaagacacccttaatgactgttataaggactgttaaaagacacccttaatgactgtaataaggactgttacaagacacccttaatgactgtaataaggactgttaaaatacacccttaatgactgtaataaggactgataaaagacacccttaatgactgtaataaggactgttaaaagacacccttaatgactgtaataaggactgataaaggacacccttaatgactgtaataaggactgttaaaagacacccttaatgactgtaataaggactgataaaagacacccttaatgactgtaataaggactgataaaggacacccttaatgactgttataaggactgt is drawn from Notolabrus celidotus isolate fNotCel1 unplaced genomic scaffold, fNotCel1.pri scaffold_454_arrow_ctg1, whole genome shotgun sequence and contains these coding sequences:
- the lipt1 gene encoding lipoyltransferase 1, mitochondrial; this translates as MLSLIRRTSSLSGGCSAVHRFRTASSFSNLIASSDSSGLVLLSRSTDVYQNLALEDWVDANVDLQQRSILLLWRNQPAVVIGRHQNPWTECNLPAMRRAGIPLARRRSGGGTVYHDLGNLNLTFFTSKKGYDRQRNLKVVTDALRRIRPELQVQATERFDILLNGHLKISGSASRLSRKSSYHHCTLLHSADRSALSAVLRPSCPGILSNATPSVPSPVTNLVDHAPSLQWEELLEALTLQYNTEFGFSAAATFVNPSEEAVFPGVGRMEAELHSWDWTFGKTPKFTVQTILELTDGQAARCSAQLHMGIKNGVIESCQLDIPADWLPQRLVGELSGVLVGERFCGHRAAAAVTVMLRSESGELQDRLTHLCDALVSAMG